In a genomic window of Brachionichthys hirsutus isolate HB-005 unplaced genomic scaffold, CSIRO-AGI_Bhir_v1 contig_971, whole genome shotgun sequence:
- the LOC137914346 gene encoding major histocompatibility complex class I-related gene protein-like — protein sequence LVLVLGTRVPGAVGETHSLKYFETASSGVSNFPEFVSVGLIDDVQMIHYDSKTKRAEPKQDWMDKVTAEDPEYWTQQTRIGVGNQEWYKISMENLRKRFNQSEGVHIFQQMYGCEWDDETGEVTGFNQFGYNGEDFIVLDLKTETWIAPSPQAVITKHRWDHERAAMEYYKYYLTQECPEWGRKYLEYGRSSLLRTGRSTSPELPSVFLLQKTPSSPVSCFATGFYPDRAALSWRKDGEELHEEVEHGEILPNHDGTFQMSVDLDLSSAAAEDWRRYDCVFQLFGVKDDLVTRLDKGKIWTNWEEPTNVNAIIIIVITAAVLLVLTAAVGFKLYRQRTGKPRPPSEDSAELTKRLQPEVDMQPEVDMQPEVDIQPEVDIQPEVVIQPEGVGTRTE from the exons ctggttctggttctgggtacacgtgtacctggggcggtgggag agactcactctttgaagtatttcgagacggcgtcttctggagtctcaaacttcccggagtttgtgtccgttggtttgatcgatgacgtccagatgattcactatgacagtaagaccaagagagcagaacccaaacaggactggatggacaaagtcacagcagaggatccagagtactggacccaACAGACGAGGATCGGTGTGGGGAACCAAGAATGGTACAAAATCAGCATGGAAAATTTAaggaagcgcttcaaccaatcagaag gtgtccacatttTCCAGCAGATGTacggctgtgagtgggacgatgagactggagaggtcactggttttaaTCAGTTcggttataatggagaagacttcatcgtcctggacctgaagacggagacatggatcgctcccagtcctcaggctgtcatcaccaaacacagatgggatcatgaGAGAGCTGCGATGGAATACTACAAGTATTACCTCACCCAggagtgtcctgagtgggggaggaagtatctggagtatgggaggagctctctgctgagaacaggtagaagcacatcacctg agctcccctcagtgtttctcctccagaagactccttcctctcccgtcagctgcttcgctacaggtttctacccagacagagccgctctctcctggaggaaggatggggaggagcttcatgaggaggtggagcacggagagatcctccccaaccatgacggaaccttccagatgagtgtggacctggacctttcatcggcggcggctgaagactggaggaggtacgactgtgtgttccagctcttcggtgtgaaggacgacttggtcaccagactggacaaaggaaagatctggaccaactggg aggaacccactaacgtgaacgccatcatcatcatcgtcatcactgcagcggttcttctcgtcctcacggctgccgttggattcaagctgtacagacagaggacag gtaaacctcgtccaccttctgaggacagcgctgagctcacgaagagactgcagccagaggtggacatgcagccggaggtggacatgcagccagaggtggacatccagccagaggtggacatccagccagaggtcgtcatccagccggagggcgttgggacaaggacagaatga